Proteins found in one Sorghum bicolor cultivar BTx623 chromosome 1, Sorghum_bicolor_NCBIv3, whole genome shotgun sequence genomic segment:
- the LOC8062912 gene encoding zinc finger protein CONSTANS-LIKE 16, giving the protein MTTSAGAAAGAALGARTARSCDGCMRRRARWHCPADDAFLCQTCDVSVHSANPLARRHHRVRLPSASCSSPPCDPDAPTWLHGLKRRPRTPRSKPGGGKHEATTPNSMAAAASAAVPDLEAEESGSGIVGDNDDHGFLVDDDEDLLYRVPVFDPMLAEFYNPVADEGEQKPLAEFYNLVADEGEQKPACLMPPLVETSPEFASGGLAEADGLSGFDVPDMELASFAADMESLLMGVHDGFDDLGFLDEEKPQVNADAYLEAMAAPVPEREDKKRKRPEMILKLNYDGVIASWVRDGGSPWFHGERPHLDPYELWSDFPAGSRGLLGGAVTAVTGGEREARVSRYREKRRTRLFAKKIRYEVRKVNAEKRPRMKGRFVKRTTLPPLPRPPPQQQQKQLPRALPHVGMVLAPPPGANGRFQF; this is encoded by the exons ATGACTACGAGCGCTGGGGCGGCGGCAGGCGCCGCGCTAGGCGCGCGCACGGCGCGGTCCTGCGACGGATGCATGCGGCGGCGGGCGCGCTGGCACTGCCCCGCCGACGACGCGTTCCTGTGCCAGACCTGCGACGTCTCCGTCCACTCGGCGAACCCGCTGGCGCGCCGCCACCACCGCGTCCGCCTCCCCTCGGCGTCGTGCTCCTCCCCACCGTGCGACCCCGACGCGCCCACGTGGCTCCACGGCCTCAAGCGACGGCCGCGCACGCCGCGGTCCAAGCCAGGGGGAGGCAAGCATGAGGCGACGACGCCCAATTCTATGGCCGCGGCTGCGTCGGCAGCGGTCCccgacctcgaggcggaggagTCTGGCTCCGGCATCGTGGGCGATAACGACGACCACGGGTTcctggtggacgacgacgaggacctTCTGTACCGCGTGCCGGTGTTCGACCCTATGCTCGCCGAGTTCTACAACCCCGTGGCAGACGAGGGGGAGCAGAAGCCGCTCGCCGAGTTCTACAACCTCGTGGCCGACGAAGGGGAGCAGAAGCCGGCCTGCCTGATGCCGCCTCTCGTGGAAACATCGCCGGAGTTCGCCTCCGGCGGCTTGGCGGAGGCGGACGGGCTCTCAGGGTTCGACGTCCCGGACATGGAGCTCGCTAGCTTCGCGGCGGACATGGAGAGCCTCCTCATGGGAGTCCACGACGGGTTTGATGATCTGGGTTTCTTGGACGAAGAGAAGCCTCAGGTGAATGCGGACGCGTACTTGGAGGCCATGGCGGCGCCGGTGCCTGAACGAGAGGACAAGAAAAGGAAGCGGCCGGAGATGATACTCAAGCTCAACTACGATGGCGTCATCGCCTCGTGGGTCCGTGACGGCGGATCGCCGTGGTTCCACGGCGAGCGTCCTCACCTCGATCCTTACGAGTTATGGTCTGACTTCCCG GCGGGAAGCCGGGGACTCCTCGGCGGCGCCGTCACCGCTGTGACCGGCGGCGAGCGTGAGGCGCGGGTGTCGCGGTACAGGGAGAAGCGGCGGACGCGGCTGTTCGCCAAGAAGATCCGGTACGAGGTGCGCAAGGTCAACGCCGAGAAGCGGCCGCGGATGAAGGGCCGGTTCGTGAAGCGCACCACGCTTCCGCCGCTGCcgaggccgccgccgcagcagcagcagaagcagCTGCCACGGGCACTGCCACACGTGGGCATGGTGCTCGCGCCACCTCCGGGAGCGAACGGGCGCTTCCAGTTTTGA
- the LOC8063395 gene encoding protein CASP, with the protein MEPSPAQAGASDRDRSPPPPPPPPSQSSTAASISSPLAVVCSFWKDFDLEKERSGLDEQGLKIAENQETSQKNRRKLAENTRDFKKASSDEKLSLFNSLLKSYQEEVDNLTKRAKFGENAFLNIYQKLYEAPDPYPALASMADQDQKLSELETENRKMKLELEEYRAEAAHLKNQQATIRRLEERNRQLEQQMEEKVREMVEMKQRSMAEDSQKTLEALKDRERSLQDQLRQATESVKNMQKLHESAQSQLFELRTQSEEDRAAKEAEVSLLMDEVERAQARLVSLEREKGDLRSQLQTTNEDASKSSDYLESSDILESSLNAKEKIISELNAELRSIENTLSSEREMHVNELKKLTTLLTEQESALMELKKELQERPTQKMVDDLKKKVQILQAVGYNSIEAEDWELATNGEEMSKLEALLLDKNRKMEHELTQLKVKISEKTSLLEEAEKKIAELTSKVEEQQKLILKLEDDILKGYNSTDRRGSLLNDWDLQEIGSSEASEGSDPRHASADQDQSSMLKVICNQRDRFRARLRETEEELRRLKEKYEMLTVELEKTKADNVQLYGKIRYVQDYSHDKIVSRGPKKYAEDLESGSSDVEAKYKKMYEDDINPFAAFSKKEKDQRYKELGLRDKITLSSGRFLLGNKYARTFIFFYSIGLHLLVFTLLYRMSALSYLNTTTQHDEIILDAGNQTLSHML; encoded by the exons ATGGAGCCCTCGCCGGCGCAAGCGGGCGCGTCGGACCGCGACCGCTCgccgcctccacctccgcctccgccgtcCCAGTCGTCGACCGCAGCGTCGATCTCATCGCCGCTCGCCGTCGTCTGCAGTTTCTGGAAAG ATTTTGATTTGGAGAAGGAAAGAAGCGGTTTGGATGAGCAAGGTTTAAAGATTGCGGAGAATCAAGAAACTAGTCAGAAGAACAGGCGTAAGCTCGCTGAGAACACGCGGGATTTCAAAAAGGCATCTTCAGATGAGAAGCTCAGTTTATTCAATTCTTTGCTGAAGAGTTATCAAGAGGAAGTTGATAACCTCACAAAGAGAGCAAAGTTCGGagaaaatgcatttctcaacATCTATCAGAAGCTCTATGAAGCTCCTGATCCATATCCAGCTCTTGCTTCAATGGCT GATCAAGACCAGAAATTATCTGAACTGGAGACTGAAAACCGTAAGATGAAACTAGAGCTTGAAGAATACCGTGCTGAAGCTGCGCACTTGAAGAACCAGCAGGCAACAATTAGGCGACTTGAAGAGCGTAATCGCCAACTGGAACAGCAG ATGGAGGAGAAAGTAAGGGAGATGGTTGAAATGAAGCAGCGAAGCATGGCTGAGGATAGCCAGAAAACTCTAGAAGCCCTGAAAGATAG GGAACGGTCGCTGCAGGACCAACTAAGGCAAGCTACAGAAAGTGTAAAGaatatgcaaaaactacatgaaTCGGCGCAAAGCCAATTGTTTGAGCTTCGCACTCAATCAG AGGAGGATCGAGCTGCAAAGGAGGCTGAAGTCAGCCTTCTGATGGATGAAGTTGAAAGAGCTCAAGCACGATTAGTCAGTCTTGAGCGGGAAAAG GGGGATCTACGTTCACAGTTGCAGACAACTAATGAGGATGCAAGCAAAAGTAG TGACTATTTGGAATCAAGTGATATACTTGAGAGTTCCTTGAACGCCAAGGAGAAGATTATCTCAGAGTTGAATGCAGAACTTCGCAGCATTGAAAATACTTTATCAAGTGAGAGAGAAATGCATGTGAATGAGCTTAAGAAGTTGACGACTTTACTCACTGAACAG GAAAGTGCTCTTATGGAGTTGAAGAAAGAACTCCAGGAAAGACCTACACAAAAAATGGTAGATGATCTCAAGAAAAAGGTTCAGATTTTGCAG GCTGTTGGTTACAACTCCATTGAAGCTGAAGACTGGGAGCTAGCTACCAATGGTGAAGAAATGAGCAAGTTGGAAGCATTGCTTCTCGACAAGAACCGTAAAATGGAGCATGAGCTAACACAACTGAAG GTTAAAATATCAGAGAAGACAAGTCTTCTTGAGGAAGCTGAAAAAAAGATTGCTGAACTAACTTCAAAGGTCGAAGAGCAACAAAAGCTGATCTTGAAACTTGAGGATGACATACTAAAG GGCTACAATTCAACTGATAGGAGGGGCTCACTCTTGAATGACTGGGATCTTCAAGAAATCGGCTCAAGTGAAGCATCTGAG GGCTCTGATCCAAGGCATGCATCAGCAGATCAAGATCAAAGTTCGATGCTCAAGGTCATTTGCAATCAGAGGGATCGTTTCCGTGCACGTCTGCGTGAAACTGAGGAG GAACTGAGGAGACTGAAAGAGAAGTATGAGATGCTGACTGTTGAACTGGAAAAAACTAAAGCTGATAATGTGCAACTGTATGGAAAGATTCGATATGTCCAGGACTATAGCCATGACAAGATTGTTTCCAGGGGACCAAAAAAG TATGCAGAAGATCTTGAAAGTGGTTCTTCTGATGTTGAAGCAAAGTACAAGAAAATGTATGAGGATGACATAAATCCATTTGCTGCTTTTTCAAAGAAG GAAAAGGATCAACGATATAAGGAACTTGGTTTAAGAGACAAAATCACACTTAGTAGTGGTCGTTTTCTCCTTGGTAACAA ATATGCACGGACGTTTATATTCTTCTACAGCATCGGATTGCATCTCCTTGTATTTACATTGCTGTACAGAATGTCAGCTTTGAGCTATCTCAA CACAACAACTCAGCATGATGAGATCATTCTGGATGCTGGCAATCAGACGCTATCGCACATGCTTTAG
- the LOC8063396 gene encoding ACD11 homolog protein, with product MLGFRQMAWSSSAQAQAPSEQLCEGAAAVVAARQGMETPLTAVAEAFEELARGMEADGGELRLAPFSDTCALVSVLFSSLGMAFRFAEIEYVTKVNDLIGAGKSYRTLSDILDKDIQNDCVKKQGSHSRNLRRVRLGLGLIKALFEQFLATEGSLYDAATTAYGQVCAPFHSWAIRKAVGAGMYTLPTREQLIVRLNETDFSVQKEMRRYIDASSPIIEYIDNLFLSRNISLDW from the exons ATGCTCGGGTTCAGGCAGATGGCGTGGTCGTCGTcggcgcaggcgcaggcgcCGTCGGAGCAGCTTTGCGAAGGGGCGGCGGCCGTCGTGGCAGCGCGCCAGGGGATGGAGACGCCGCTGACGGCGGTGGCCGAGGCGTTCGAGGAGCTGGCGCGCGGGATGGAGGCCGACGGCGGGGAGCTCCGCCTCGCGCCCTTCAGCGACACCTGTGCCCTCGTCTCCGTGCTCTTCAGCAGCCTCGGGATGGCCTTCAGGTTCGCCGAGATCGAGTACGTCACCAAG GTGAACGATCTCATCGGCGCCGGCAAGTCGTACCGCACGCTGAGCGACATCCTCGACAAGGACATCCAGAATGACTGCGTGAAGAAGCAGGGGAGCCACTCCCGGAACCTGCGCAGGGTCCGCCTCGGCCTCGGCCTCATCAAGGCCCTCTTCGAGCAGTTCCTCGCCACCGA GGGTTCATTGTATGATGCTGCTACGACAGCTTACGGGCAGGTCTGCGCGCCGTTTCATAGCTGGGCAATCAGGAAGGCTGTTGGTGCTGGCATGTACACCCTTCCAACCAGGGAGCAGTTGATAGTGCGGCTGAACGAAACTG ATTTCTCGGTGCAGAAGGAGATGAGGAGATACATTGATGCTTCTAGTCCTATCATAGAGTACATCGATAACCTTTTCCTCTCGAGGAACATTAGCCTAGATTGGTGA
- the LOC8062913 gene encoding uncharacterized protein LOC8062913 has translation MSLLASPTPFGAAAVRRRVAPLPLLPAGGRAALHVALARRGGVSSRTQRRLEERGGKKRRGGVAAPDVDEDAAEAGAAAWEGEPLGFEVSTEPMPQLPDPETPDFWEGPQWEALGFFVQYMWAFGVVFGLIACGVAVATYNDGATDFRDTPAYKESQSQEFPEEAESSSADVFEGNPTEVAPALE, from the exons ATGTCTCTCCTCGCCTCCCCCACGCCGTTCGGCGCggccgccgtccgccgccgcgtcgcGCCGCTTCCTCTCCTCCCTGCAGGCGGTCGCGCCGCGCTGCACGTGGCCCTCGCGCGCCGCGGCGGGGTCTCGTCCCGCACGCAGCGGCGCCTCGAGGAACGCGGAGGCAAGAAGCGCCGCGGCGGGGTCGCGGCGCCCGACGTGGACGAGGACGCGGCGGAGGCGGGGGCGGCGGCTTGGGAAGGGGAGCCGCTGGGGTTCGAGGTGTCGACGGAGCCCATGCCACAGCTGCCGGACCCGGAGACGCCCGACTTCTGGGAGGGACCTCAGTGGGAGGCCCTCGGCTTCTTCGTGCAGTACATGTGGGCGTTCGGCGTCGTCTTCGGC CTCATTGCTTGTGGTGTCGCTGTGGCTACCTACAACGATGGAGCAACAGATTTCAGAGACACGCCTGCTTACAAGGAATCCCAATCACAGGAGTTCCCTGAGGAGGCAGAATCATCAAGCGCCGATGTGTTTGAAGGCAATCCAACTGAGGTAGCACCAGCTCTTGAGTAG